The Mycobacterium haemophilum DSM 44634 sequence AATCTGTTGGCAATCAGTGTTTTTCAGCGCCTCATACATAACTCGGCTATACCCGCCGGAACCGCCCAGGTTGGGCTGATCGTGAATGGAGAGCCGACCGCCCAGCCGGGCAGCCGCGGCGGGGAAGTCCGGATGATCGCGCAGCTTCCGGACGCCCTGATCGGGCACGATCACTGCCCCAATCACCTCGTCCACCAACGGGTCGGCGGTGAGTTCGGCCAGCGCGTTGGCACAGTCTGCGGGTCGGTTGAAGGTTGGGATGCCGACCGCGATATTGGCCTTGCCCGGAGCCGGTGTGGTGGCATACCAACCGCCGCTGCACAGGGTGACGTGCGAGTCGGTGGTGATGTCGAACCAAATCCAGCCGCCATCCTCGAACGGTTGCAGGCCCACCTCGACCTCGACGACTTGGGCCGTGCTGGGGTCATCCTCGACACCGGCGAACTCGCGGCCTTCGACGAAGATGCGCGCCCCGGTGGCCTTGGTGCGGTAGACGTCGACGCGTCCAGCTCCGGTCACTTCGACCCGCAGCACCACCGACTCGCAGGTCGTCCAGCGGCGCCAGTAGCTGGCCGGGAACGCATTGAAGTACGTGGCGAACGACACCTCGGATTCCGCACCGATCTGCAGCGCGGTGCGGCTGGTCGCATGCGCACGCCGGGCGTTGGTGGTCGATTCCTCTAAATACAGTTTGCGGACATCGAGGGGTTCACCTGGGCGCGGCAGGATAATCCGGGAGAGCAGGCTGACGGCGGTCACTGGTGCCGCTCCTTCTCATCGCTGCGCTCTGCATCGTCGCCGGCACGGGTCATGTGCGCGCGCCTTCCTCTTCAACGAGTGGGGCGCCGTCGCGCAGGTGCGGCGCAAGGATGTTGTCGTACATGTTCAACGCGCTGGCAATGGCCATATGCATATCCAGATATTGGTAGGTGCCCAGCCGCCCGCCGAACAGTACCTTCGACGACGCGGTCTCGGACTTCGCCCTGGCCCGATAAGCGGCCAACAGGGCGCGGTCGGCCTCGGTATTGATGGGATAGTAGGGCTCGTCGTCATCCGCGGCGAACCGGGAGTACTCCCGCATGATCACCGTCTTGTCGGTCGGGTAGTCGCGCTCAAGGTGGAAGTGGCGGAATTCGTGGATGCGGGTAAAAGGCACGTCGAGATCGTTGTAGTTCATCACCGGCGTGCCCTGAAAATCCCCGGTCGGTAGCACTTCCACCTCGAAGTCCAGGGTGCGCCAGCCGAGGCGGCCTTCGGCGTAGTCGAAGTAGCGGTCCAGCGGGCCGGTGTAAACCACCGGGGCCGCGGGGCTGTCAGCACGCAGCTGATCGGCGACATCGAACCAGTCGGTGTCAAGCCTCACCTCGATGCGGTCGTCGGCGGCCATCTTCGTGCACCATGCCGTGTAACCATCGACCGGCAGGCCCTCATAGGTGTCGCTGAAGTATCGGTTGTCAAAGGTGTACCGCACCGGCAGCCGGTTAATGACGGCAGCCGGAAGCTTCGCGGGGTCGGTCTGCCACTGCTTAGCGGTGTACCCCTTAACGAACGCCTCGTAGAGCGGCCGGCCGATCAGCGAGATCGCCTTCTCTTCGAGGTTCTGTGCATTCGCCGTGTCGATCTCCGCGGCTTGCTCCGCGATCAGCCGCCGTGCTTCGTCCGGAGTGAAGTACCTGCCGAAGAACTGCGACACCAGGCCCAGGCCCATCGGGAACTGATATGCCTGCCCATTGTGCATCGCGAAAACCCGGTGCCGGTAGTCGGTGAACTCGGTGAACTGCCGCACGTAGTCCCACACTCTCTTATTAGAGGTATGGAACAGGTGAGCCCCGTACTTGTGAACTTCAATGCCGGTCTGCGGCTCAGCTTCGGAATAGGCGTTGCCACCGACGTGCGGGCGCTTCTCGACAATAAGCACGCGCTTGTCCAGCTGGGTCGCCACGCGCTCGGCAATTGTCAGGCCGAAAAACCCCGAGCCAACAATGAGGAGATCGAAACGAGCGGTCATCGGTTGCCTAGGGTATCTGACTTTTCGGGCATAACCCCATTTGACGGCTCGGGTTGGTCGTGATTCGACCGGGCAGGAACGGCTGACGACGGCGGGAATCGAGGGGCGAACTCAAGGTCGCAATTACCTCACGATTCGATATAACCACTCTGGTCACACCGGCCACACTCGTACCATCGACCGTGTGGGGCCCATCCTGCACACTCGCAACGTCGAGGGCAGGCAAGCCCGACAACACACATAGTCCAGATTGAGGAGACCTCCGTGCCGAACCGACGCCGACGCAAGCTCTCGACAGCCATGAGCGCGGTCGCCGCCCTGGCAGTCGCGAGTCCTTGCGCATACTTCCTTGTTTACGAATCGACCGCCGGCGCCAAACCCGCGCCCGAGCACCATGAATTCAAACAAGCGGCAGCGATAGCCGATCTGCCCGGAGAAGTGATGTCCGCGCTCTCGCAGGGACTCTCGCAGTTCGGAATCAACATGCCGCCAGTGCCTGCGCTCACTGGCCCCGGTGATACCGGCAATGGCCTGGGCACTCCCGGTCTGACCAACCCCGGCCTGACCGACCCCGGCCTGACAAATCCAGGGCTGGGGACACCTGGGCTCCCCACGCCGGGCACCGGGCTGACGACCCCCGGGTTGACCAACCCGGCACTCACGAACCCTGGGCTGACCAGCCCGATAGGGACCACCCCGGGCCTGAACCCGGGCACCGGCCCCGGTGAGGTGCCGATCACCACGCCAGCCTCATTGGACCCGGGCGCCGACGGCACCTACCCGATCCTCGGCGATCCCTCCACGTTGGGCGGTATGTCACCGACCAGCCCGATCGGTACCGGCAGCAACACCAGCACCGGCGGTGGTGGGATTGTCAATGACGTGATGCAAGTCGCGAACCAGTTGGGCGCCAACCAGGTCATCGACCTGCTCAAGGGGGTGTTGATGCCGGCGATCATGCAGGGCGTCCAAAACGGCGGCGCGGCCGGTGGCATGCCGGGCGCAGTGGCACCGCCCGCGACGCAACTGGTGCCTGTCGCATAGCAGCCTTGCCGAACCCGTCACCCGACGGCACCGCAGAGTCGCACTCGATCGAGGGGCCAATTAACCCGCCCAGCAACTAACCCTCTGCGGTGCCGTCGAACAGGCTTTCGGCGAGATTCCGGACGCGTCCACCGTGTGTCGCCTCATGAATAACAATAGAAACACACGTAACATCGACTGGTGTCGTCCCGCAGCCCGACGATGTTGCTCGCCGCGATCGCGGCAACGGTCGTCATCGTCTCGTGGATCACGGATCCGACACGCGAAAACGCTCCCGCCTCGCCACCGGTTCGCGACACCCAACTCACCGAGCAGCCGCTGATCGGGCTCGGTGGCGGTGTCACGATTCGCGAACTCACCCAGGACACCCCGTTTTCATTGGTCGCTTTGACCGGTGACCTGGCCGGCACCTCCACCCGCGTGCGCGCAAAGCGGCCCGATGGTTCATGGGGGCCCTGGTACCAAACCGAATATGAGACCGCCGCACCCGACCCGGCGGCCGATGATGCTTCGGCCCAGCCGACTCAAGGCCCCCGCAGCACAGATCCGGTGTTCATCGGCAGCACCAGAACCGTGCAGATCGCAATCACCCGTCCCGCCGATGCGCCAGTGACCCAGCCACGAAGCGCCGCGCCGGAAGGACCGGATAAGCCCGATAAACACGGGCTGGGCTATAAGCCTGCCACCAAGGAACTGCCCCTCGGGCCGGACCCCCAGAACATCTCAGCGATCCTCATTTCGCCGCCGCAAGCGCCGGCCCGAGCTCAGTGGACACCGCCGTCCGGGGTCATCATGCCGGGCCAGGCGCCCAGCATCATCAGCCGCGCGGAGTGGGGCGCCGACGAGTCGCTGCGATGCGGTACTCCGCAGTACGACAATGGGGTTCGCGCCGCGGTCGTACACCACACCGCGGGCAGCAATGACTATTCGCCGCTGGAATCGGCCGGGATCGTCAAGGCCATCTACACCTACCACAGCAAAACGCTGGGCTGGTGCGACATCGCCTACAACGCGATGGTCGACAAATACGGCCAGGTGTTCGAGGGCAGCGCCGGGGGGCTCACTAAAGCAGTCGAGGCCTTCCACACCGGCGGCTTCAATCGCAGCACCTGGGGTGTGGCCATGATCGGCAACTTTGACGACGTGGCGCCAACGCC is a genomic window containing:
- the glf gene encoding UDP-galactopyranose mutase yields the protein MTARFDLLIVGSGFFGLTIAERVATQLDKRVLIVEKRPHVGGNAYSEAEPQTGIEVHKYGAHLFHTSNKRVWDYVRQFTEFTDYRHRVFAMHNGQAYQFPMGLGLVSQFFGRYFTPDEARRLIAEQAAEIDTANAQNLEEKAISLIGRPLYEAFVKGYTAKQWQTDPAKLPAAVINRLPVRYTFDNRYFSDTYEGLPVDGYTAWCTKMAADDRIEVRLDTDWFDVADQLRADSPAAPVVYTGPLDRYFDYAEGRLGWRTLDFEVEVLPTGDFQGTPVMNYNDLDVPFTRIHEFRHFHLERDYPTDKTVIMREYSRFAADDDEPYYPINTEADRALLAAYRARAKSETASSKVLFGGRLGTYQYLDMHMAIASALNMYDNILAPHLRDGAPLVEEEGART
- a CDS encoding LGFP repeat-containing protein, which gives rise to MVSSRSPTMLLAAIAATVVIVSWITDPTRENAPASPPVRDTQLTEQPLIGLGGGVTIRELTQDTPFSLVALTGDLAGTSTRVRAKRPDGSWGPWYQTEYETAAPDPAADDASAQPTQGPRSTDPVFIGSTRTVQIAITRPADAPVTQPRSAAPEGPDKPDKHGLGYKPATKELPLGPDPQNISAILISPPQAPARAQWTPPSGVIMPGQAPSIISRAEWGADESLRCGTPQYDNGVRAAVVHHTAGSNDYSPLESAGIVKAIYTYHSKTLGWCDIAYNAMVDKYGQVFEGSAGGLTKAVEAFHTGGFNRSTWGVAMIGNFDDVAPTPIQIRTVGRLLGWRLGLDGVDPKGTVALESAGSHYTTFAAGTTATLPTIFTHRDVGNTDCPGNAAYALMDEIRDIASHFNDPPEELIKALEGGAIYEHWQAIGGMNSVLGAPTAPEASAEGAARYVTFAKGAMYWSPEIGAEPVTGAIYDAWASLSYERGPLGLPTSAEIQEPLQITQNFQHGTLNFERLTGNLTQVVDGISTPLATQTPSGPTVPPEHFSLPTHPAP